Proteins found in one uncultured Desulfuromonas sp. genomic segment:
- the ftsH gene encoding ATP-dependent zinc metalloprotease FtsH, which translates to MNQFYKNIALWLVISLVMILLFNMMTQQDQQREAVNYTTFINALEDGRVQDVTIQGPNLEGTYEDGTHFKTFAPDDPSLISELRERKIVIDAKPEEDRSFWMTMLVSWGPILLLIAVWIFFMRQMQGGGGKAMNFGKSRARLLSDTQGMVTFKDVAGVDEAKEELEEIVAFLKDPKKFTRLGGRIPKGVLLVGSPGTGKTLLARAIAGEADVPFFTISGSDFVEMFVGVGASRVRDLFAQGKKNAPCIIFIDEIDAVGRHRGAGLGGGHDEREQTLNQLLVEMDGFESNEGVILIAATNRPDVLDPALLRPGRFDRQVVVPRPDIKGRTTILNVHARKVPMSDSVEMETVAKGTPGFSGADLANLINEAALLAARANKELVDMSDLESAKDKVMMGAERRSMVITEEEKKVTAYHEAGHALVALKIPGSDPVHKVSIIPRGRALGVTMYLPSEEKYSESRDGLLRSMCALLGGRAAEEIFLNSITTGASNDIERVTSLARKMVCEWGMSEKLGTLAFGEKEGEVFLGKDMGHVKNYSEATAEMIDSEISRLVTESYEKTCTILRENSDILETMAQELLEHETIDAKDIARILGEELTPATTAEEVVIAPNDPALGEDAE; encoded by the coding sequence GTGAACCAGTTTTATAAGAATATTGCTTTGTGGCTTGTGATTTCCCTTGTCATGATTTTGCTGTTCAACATGATGACGCAGCAGGATCAGCAGCGCGAAGCGGTCAACTATACAACGTTTATCAATGCGCTGGAAGATGGCCGTGTCCAGGATGTCACAATCCAGGGACCAAACCTTGAAGGAACCTATGAGGATGGCACTCACTTCAAGACCTTTGCCCCGGATGATCCCAGCCTGATCTCCGAGTTGCGAGAGCGCAAGATTGTCATCGACGCCAAGCCGGAAGAGGATCGCAGCTTCTGGATGACGATGTTGGTGTCCTGGGGCCCGATTCTCCTGCTGATTGCCGTATGGATTTTCTTTATGCGTCAGATGCAGGGTGGTGGCGGCAAGGCGATGAACTTCGGCAAAAGCCGTGCCCGCCTGTTGTCCGATACTCAGGGGATGGTGACATTCAAGGATGTTGCCGGAGTCGATGAGGCCAAAGAGGAGCTCGAAGAGATTGTTGCTTTTCTCAAAGACCCGAAAAAATTTACCCGACTCGGTGGCCGCATCCCTAAAGGGGTGTTGCTGGTTGGCTCGCCGGGTACCGGGAAAACTCTGCTGGCGCGGGCTATCGCCGGTGAGGCGGATGTGCCGTTTTTTACCATCTCCGGTTCCGACTTTGTTGAGATGTTTGTTGGTGTCGGTGCCAGCCGGGTACGTGACCTGTTTGCTCAAGGCAAGAAAAATGCGCCGTGCATCATCTTTATCGATGAGATCGATGCTGTCGGTCGTCACCGTGGTGCCGGTCTTGGTGGTGGTCATGATGAGCGTGAGCAGACCCTGAACCAGTTGCTGGTTGAGATGGATGGCTTTGAGTCGAACGAAGGGGTCATTCTGATCGCGGCCACCAACCGTCCCGATGTTCTGGACCCGGCGTTGCTGCGTCCTGGCCGTTTTGACCGTCAGGTGGTGGTTCCCCGCCCAGACATCAAGGGGCGGACAACGATTCTCAATGTTCATGCACGCAAGGTGCCGATGTCCGATTCTGTAGAGATGGAAACCGTGGCCAAGGGAACGCCTGGGTTTTCCGGTGCTGATCTGGCCAACCTGATCAATGAAGCCGCTCTGCTGGCCGCACGGGCCAACAAAGAATTGGTGGATATGAGTGATTTGGAGTCGGCTAAAGATAAAGTGATGATGGGCGCTGAACGTCGTTCCATGGTGATTACTGAAGAGGAAAAAAAGGTTACCGCCTATCACGAAGCCGGCCATGCCCTTGTTGCGTTGAAAATACCCGGGTCCGATCCGGTTCACAAGGTGTCGATTATTCCGCGTGGTCGTGCTTTGGGTGTGACCATGTATCTGCCTTCTGAAGAAAAATACAGTGAGAGCCGCGACGGTTTGCTGCGTTCCATGTGTGCCCTGCTCGGCGGGCGTGCTGCAGAGGAAATTTTCCTTAACAGCATTACCACCGGAGCCAGCAATGATATTGAGCGGGTGACGTCGCTGGCACGTAAGATGGTGTGCGAATGGGGGATGAGTGAGAAGCTCGGCACCCTGGCTTTTGGAGAAAAAGAGGGCGAAGTGTTCCTTGGCAAAGACATGGGACACGTCAAGAACTACAGTGAGGCAACGGCTGAAATGATCGATAGCGAGATCAGCCGTCTGGTTACGGAATCCTACGAAAAAACCTGCACCATTCTGCGTGAGAACAGTGACATCCTCGAAACCATGGCCCAGGAACTGCTGGAGCATGAAACCATTGATGCTAAAGATATTGCCCGCATCCTTGGTGAGGAGCTGACTCCGGCGACGACGGCTGAAGAGGTGGTTATTGCACCGAACGATCCGGCTCTGGGAGAAGACGCCGAATAA
- the glmM gene encoding phosphoglucosamine mutase: MTKKFFGTDGVRGVANVYPMTTEIAMQLGRAVAYLFKGSDKRRRIVIGKDTRLSGYMIENAMASGICSMGVDVQLVGPLPTPGIAFITSSMRADAGVVISASHNPYQDNGIKFFSHDGLKLPDEMELRLEQLMFSEELDVLRPTADEVGRAFRIDDATGRYIVFLKYTFPRDLDLRGMKIVVDCANGAAYKVAPAVFEELGADVVRIGVSPNGTNINAGCGSLFPTQLAEAVKEHGADVGVALDGDADRVIFVDEAGREVDGDHIMAICATHMLGEGTLAHNTLVATVMSNMGLDIALRRAGGAVVKTGVGDRYVVEEMLKKGYNLGGEQSGHMIFFDHNTTGDGVLSALQTLAIMQRTGQPLSQLAEVMTALPQLLVNVRVKEKVDLATVPAVQRVIDACNEELGETGRVLIRYSGTEPLLRIMLEGENDQQIQRLADEIADAVVTHLQGTREGA; this comes from the coding sequence ATGACGAAAAAATTTTTTGGTACTGATGGTGTGCGTGGCGTCGCAAATGTTTATCCGATGACCACCGAGATCGCCATGCAGCTTGGACGGGCTGTGGCGTATTTGTTTAAAGGGTCAGACAAGCGTCGCCGTATTGTCATTGGCAAGGATACGCGTCTGTCGGGGTATATGATTGAGAATGCCATGGCTTCCGGCATCTGCTCCATGGGGGTTGATGTGCAACTGGTCGGTCCGCTGCCTACGCCGGGAATTGCATTTATTACCAGTTCCATGCGTGCGGATGCAGGTGTCGTGATCTCCGCCTCGCACAACCCCTATCAGGATAACGGCATCAAATTCTTTTCGCACGACGGCTTGAAGTTGCCGGATGAGATGGAATTGCGCTTAGAGCAGCTGATGTTTTCCGAGGAACTGGATGTATTGCGACCAACGGCGGATGAAGTCGGGCGGGCCTTTCGCATTGATGATGCCACCGGACGTTATATCGTGTTTTTGAAATACACCTTTCCGCGTGATCTTGATCTACGCGGCATGAAAATCGTCGTCGATTGTGCCAACGGTGCGGCGTATAAGGTGGCTCCGGCGGTTTTTGAAGAGCTGGGTGCCGACGTGGTGCGCATTGGGGTGTCGCCCAACGGCACCAACATCAATGCCGGTTGTGGCTCGTTATTCCCGACACAGCTCGCCGAGGCGGTCAAAGAACATGGCGCTGATGTCGGCGTGGCTCTGGATGGTGATGCCGACCGGGTGATCTTTGTCGATGAGGCGGGGCGTGAAGTTGATGGTGATCATATCATGGCGATCTGCGCGACCCATATGCTTGGAGAAGGGACTCTGGCGCACAATACGCTGGTGGCGACAGTGATGAGTAATATGGGGCTGGACATTGCCTTGCGCCGCGCTGGTGGTGCGGTTGTTAAAACAGGCGTTGGTGACCGTTATGTTGTCGAGGAGATGCTCAAAAAAGGCTATAACCTTGGCGGAGAACAGTCCGGCCACATGATCTTTTTCGATCATAACACCACTGGCGATGGTGTGTTGTCGGCCTTGCAGACGCTGGCGATTATGCAGCGCACCGGCCAGCCGCTATCGCAGCTGGCCGAAGTGATGACCGCTCTGCCGCAATTGCTGGTCAATGTTCGGGTGAAGGAAAAGGTTGATCTGGCCACGGTGCCGGCAGTCCAGCGGGTGATTGATGCCTGCAATGAGGAATTGGGTGAAACGGGCCGAGTCCTGATCCGTTATTCCGGAACCGAGCCTTTATTGCGCATCATGCTTGAAGGGGAAAACGATCAACAGATTCAACGGTTGGCCGACGAGATTGCCGATGCCGTTGTGACACATTTACAGGGAACACGGGAAGGAGCATAA
- the folP gene encoding dihydropteroate synthase, with translation MTFQPRVLQLHTADQVRRQLEAIEVDPCGVNLMADKALHVNILLEQVSCVAANILKQEMLTLGGDAAVARGTVACSINQTNVLLMGTRKQLAQLVVRLPRQPFGLKTLATELDAVLSPSDGVRALVGCHCRLAMSRPQVMGIINVTPDSFYDGGLCSNLDAVLRQAERQVDDGADLFDVGGESTRPGAALVTADVELERVVPVVEALKQRFDLPISVDTSKAVVAAAVLDCGADFINDISGLTFDVEMASVVAEKKAGVFVMHTRGCPQTMQKDTAYHDLLTEVIGSLRYSIERARQAGVPTESISVDPGIGFGKSVAGNLELLDRLDEVAALGYPVLIGTSRKSFIGAVLGQPVPQQRLYGSLASVAVAAQNGAHIFRVHDVSATRQTVDLAWAINHGTHMA, from the coding sequence ATGACGTTCCAGCCGCGAGTGCTCCAACTGCACACGGCAGACCAGGTGCGCCGACAGCTTGAAGCGATTGAGGTTGATCCCTGTGGGGTCAACCTGATGGCGGACAAAGCGTTGCATGTCAATATCCTGTTGGAACAGGTCTCCTGCGTGGCGGCCAACATCCTCAAGCAGGAGATGTTGACACTCGGCGGTGATGCTGCCGTGGCGCGCGGAACCGTAGCCTGTTCCATCAATCAGACAAATGTCCTGTTGATGGGCACACGCAAACAACTGGCTCAGCTGGTGGTCCGTTTGCCGCGACAACCCTTTGGCCTCAAAACGTTGGCAACGGAACTGGACGCTGTTCTTTCACCGTCTGATGGGGTGAGGGCTCTAGTCGGTTGCCACTGCCGGTTGGCTATGTCGCGTCCCCAGGTGATGGGGATTATCAATGTCACTCCGGATTCGTTTTATGACGGCGGCCTGTGTTCAAATCTGGACGCCGTACTGAGACAGGCGGAGAGGCAGGTTGACGACGGCGCCGACTTGTTTGATGTCGGCGGTGAAAGCACCCGCCCCGGTGCCGCACTGGTGACGGCGGATGTCGAGCTGGAACGGGTGGTGCCGGTGGTTGAAGCGTTGAAGCAGCGCTTTGACCTGCCGATTTCCGTGGACACCAGTAAGGCGGTTGTCGCCGCAGCAGTTCTGGACTGTGGCGCGGATTTTATCAATGACATCAGCGGCTTGACCTTTGATGTTGAGATGGCCTCGGTGGTGGCCGAGAAAAAGGCCGGTGTGTTTGTCATGCATACGCGCGGCTGCCCACAGACGATGCAGAAAGATACCGCCTATCATGATCTGCTCACCGAGGTGATCGGTTCACTGCGTTACTCTATTGAACGGGCACGGCAGGCCGGGGTGCCCACAGAGTCGATCAGTGTTGATCCGGGGATCGGCTTTGGCAAGTCCGTCGCCGGCAACCTCGAATTGCTGGACCGCCTGGACGAAGTCGCGGCATTGGGCTATCCCGTATTAATCGGTACGTCACGCAAAAGTTTTATCGGCGCGGTTCTCGGCCAGCCGGTTCCGCAACAGCGCCTGTACGGTTCTCTGGCCAGTGTTGCGGTCGCCGCCCAGAACGGTGCGCATATTTTCCGGGTACATGATGTGAGTGCAACTCGGCAAACCGTCGATCTGGCCTGGGCGATCAATCACGGGACTCACATGGCGTAG
- the tilS gene encoding tRNA lysidine(34) synthetase TilS, translating to MPRSLVAQIADNIVQHQLIPSGTTVVVGVSGGADSVCLLHVLAELAEPQHFDVVVAHLDHGLRDASGEDALFVQSLAAQYNLRFFGRRVEVMALAQQNRWGVEEAGREARRAFLSEIVEQLGGGVIALGHHRDDQAETVLMHLARGCGVGGLAGMRWREDAYIRPLLSVRRDEINAFLRHHHLEWREDDSNRDERFKRNLVRHQVLPALQQYNQQTVRHIAELAEKVVVEEAFWKEQIDEWLLRHGCCQADQWSVRYPALCDCHPALRHRLLRDVMAKVRGTVRALESVHVYQLDRQLLSAAPQWQMDLPSCWVARRYEQLVFRPTAPEPIAAVDLLIEQPGCYVVDDERTLVVAPGCPDALDGPAVWFADEQIDFPLRLRSFQPGDRIQMPELSGHKKLKALFAENRWTHEERQRALVLESRGKVLWVPGLRHGRCQAISTDTKSGFVLHLLKNER from the coding sequence ATGCCACGATCTCTGGTAGCACAAATTGCCGATAATATCGTCCAGCATCAGTTGATCCCTTCGGGGACGACCGTTGTTGTTGGTGTGTCCGGTGGGGCTGATTCGGTGTGTCTGCTCCATGTTTTGGCCGAACTGGCTGAGCCGCAACATTTTGATGTGGTGGTTGCCCATCTTGACCATGGCCTGCGTGACGCAAGTGGTGAAGACGCTTTGTTTGTTCAGTCGCTGGCCGCACAATATAACCTGCGCTTCTTTGGCCGTCGTGTCGAGGTTATGGCTCTTGCGCAGCAGAACCGTTGGGGGGTGGAAGAGGCTGGGCGCGAAGCTCGGCGTGCCTTTCTCAGCGAGATTGTCGAGCAGCTAGGGGGCGGTGTTATTGCGCTCGGCCACCATCGCGATGATCAGGCGGAGACGGTCCTGATGCACTTGGCTCGTGGCTGTGGTGTGGGTGGTTTGGCCGGTATGCGCTGGCGTGAGGACGCCTATATCCGTCCGTTGTTGTCTGTCCGTCGTGATGAAATCAACGCCTTTTTGCGCCATCATCATTTGGAATGGCGCGAGGATGACAGTAATCGCGATGAACGGTTCAAGCGCAACTTGGTCCGCCACCAGGTTCTTCCGGCGTTGCAACAGTATAACCAGCAGACAGTGCGCCATATTGCTGAGTTGGCTGAAAAGGTTGTTGTTGAAGAAGCGTTCTGGAAGGAGCAGATTGATGAATGGTTGCTTCGCCATGGCTGTTGTCAAGCGGATCAGTGGTCGGTCAGGTATCCGGCGTTATGTGATTGTCATCCGGCTTTGCGTCATCGCCTGTTGCGTGACGTGATGGCGAAGGTGCGTGGAACAGTGCGCGCCCTGGAGAGTGTTCATGTGTATCAGTTGGACCGTCAGTTGCTTTCCGCCGCGCCGCAATGGCAAATGGATTTGCCCTCCTGTTGGGTGGCGCGCCGCTATGAACAACTGGTGTTTCGTCCAACCGCGCCCGAACCGATTGCCGCTGTGGATCTGCTGATTGAGCAGCCCGGCTGTTATGTGGTTGATGACGAACGCACGCTGGTGGTGGCACCGGGGTGTCCTGACGCTCTTGACGGTCCGGCGGTCTGGTTTGCCGATGAGCAGATCGATTTTCCGTTGCGGTTGCGCTCATTTCAGCCTGGCGACCGGATTCAGATGCCTGAACTGTCCGGCCATAAAAAACTCAAAGCCCTGTTCGCTGAGAATCGTTGGACGCATGAAGAACGCCAACGGGCGCTGGTTCTTGAAAGCCGGGGAAAGGTTCTTTGGGTGCCGGGGTTGCGTCACGGCCGGTGCCAGGCTATAAGCACGGATACGAAGAGTGGTTTTGTGCTGCATCTTCTCAAAAACGAAAGATAA
- a CDS encoding pyridoxine 5'-phosphate synthase, translated as MARLGVNVDHVATIRQARGTKEPDPVTAAALAELAGADGITVHLREDRRHIQDRDVGILSQTLQVPLNLEMAATDEMVDIACRLRPACVTLVPEKRQELTTEGGLDVISHSQHLKEVIAQLQQNGIVVSLFIDPDLKQIDQAFQVGTDTIEIHTGLYCDAPTRGAQLAELAKIEQAIHEAKHVGMGVNAGHGLNYRNIQDVVALGVIEEFNIGHSIISRAVLVGLDQAVREMKSLVAG; from the coding sequence ATGGCACGTTTAGGAGTCAATGTTGATCATGTGGCAACAATTCGTCAGGCCCGTGGTACCAAGGAGCCTGATCCGGTCACTGCGGCAGCTCTGGCCGAGCTGGCAGGTGCGGATGGTATTACCGTTCATCTGCGTGAAGACCGTCGCCATATCCAGGATCGCGATGTCGGAATTCTCAGTCAGACTCTTCAGGTACCACTCAACCTGGAGATGGCGGCAACGGACGAAATGGTGGATATCGCCTGTCGTCTGCGCCCCGCTTGTGTCACTCTGGTTCCGGAAAAACGCCAGGAGCTGACCACCGAGGGAGGTCTTGATGTTATCAGCCACTCGCAACACCTCAAAGAGGTGATTGCCCAACTGCAGCAGAATGGCATCGTCGTCAGCCTGTTTATCGATCCGGATCTGAAACAGATCGATCAGGCGTTTCAGGTGGGAACCGACACGATTGAGATTCATACCGGACTCTATTGTGACGCACCGACACGTGGTGCCCAACTGGCGGAACTGGCCAAGATCGAACAAGCCATTCATGAGGCCAAACATGTCGGCATGGGGGTCAATGCCGGACACGGGTTGAACTATCGTAATATTCAGGACGTGGTTGCCCTCGGCGTGATTGAAGAGTTCAATATCGGCCACAGCATTATTTCCCGGGCCGTACTGGTTGGTCTTGATCAAGCCGTTCGTGAGATGAAATCGCTGGTGGCGGGGTAA
- the cdaA gene encoding diadenylate cyclase CdaA, translated as MGVFDQMMKDFRWMLDVLDIALVAFIIYRIILLIKGTRAVQMLIGLAVLLVVFVVSQLTGLYTLQWLLDSFLTSIILVIVVIFQSDIRRALMHVGRNPFFADVSYREETQVIDELVTAAVNLANKKIGALIVIERETGLKGFLEVGVEIDAKVSSDLICAIFLPYSPIHDGALVLQQGRLKKAGCFLPLSQDPDISKNLGTRHRAAIGLTEMVDAVAIVVSEETGKISAVIGARMTRDLDSTSLRRILTRLLDPGKKG; from the coding sequence ATGGGTGTATTCGATCAGATGATGAAAGATTTCAGATGGATGCTCGACGTCCTCGATATCGCTCTGGTTGCGTTTATCATCTATCGGATCATTCTTCTGATCAAAGGTACCCGCGCTGTCCAGATGCTCATCGGTCTGGCTGTCCTTCTGGTGGTTTTTGTTGTTTCTCAACTGACCGGTCTTTATACCCTTCAGTGGCTGCTTGACAGCTTCCTGACCTCGATTATCCTAGTCATCGTCGTTATTTTTCAAAGTGATATCCGTCGTGCTCTGATGCATGTCGGCCGTAATCCTTTTTTTGCCGATGTCTCGTATCGTGAAGAGACCCAGGTGATTGATGAGCTGGTGACGGCTGCTGTCAATCTGGCCAATAAAAAGATTGGTGCCCTGATCGTCATCGAACGTGAGACCGGCCTGAAGGGTTTTCTCGAGGTAGGGGTGGAGATTGACGCCAAGGTGTCCTCGGATCTGATCTGCGCGATTTTCTTGCCCTATTCTCCGATTCACGACGGTGCCCTGGTGTTGCAGCAAGGCCGTCTGAAAAAAGCCGGTTGCTTTTTGCCGTTGTCGCAGGATCCGGATATCAGTAAGAATCTGGGAACACGCCACCGTGCTGCCATTGGGCTTACCGAAATGGTTGATGCCGTGGCCATTGTTGTTTCTGAAGAAACCGGCAAAATTTCTGCTGTGATTGGCGCCAGGATGACGCGCGATCTCGATTCAACATCCTTGCGTCGGATTCTCACCCGTCTTCTGGATCCGGGAAAGAAAGGCTAG
- a CDS encoding NAD(P)H-hydrate dehydratase: MKLLTAQQMRELDQITINDYGIPGIVLMENAGHGAARFIADRCHRLFPGPVLVVAGKGNNGGDGYVIARHLENWGWTVKTVVLAEHDAVQGDAAVNLNVLLNSRADVVFAADGDSFTAQCDAWCGMALLVDAVFGNGLNSAVRGHYRQAIEWMNAYSAPVAAVDMPSGVEATSGRILGVAVEADCSVSFAFAKLGQVSYPAQRCSGALHVVDLGMPLCVTRSVSCCYCLVDAELAASLLPVRRADDHKGTFGHVLVVAGSVGKVGAARMTAHAALRSGAGLVSVAIEYDLVSQLMAETPEIMSRPMRGENGQLSIACFDALKEAWADMSAVAVGPGLGTDEAVAALVGRLVAQCPLPMVLDADALTVMVDQLCGLAQRRSATIITPHPGEMARLTGLSVAEIQENRIDVAQSFAREHGVVVLLKGAHTVITDGERVWVNSSGNSGMASAGMGDVLTGMIVSYLAQGMEPFCAAALGAYVHGAAADLCRQQLGGVGYLAGDVMATIPMARRLLEEECDA; this comes from the coding sequence ATGAAGCTTCTTACCGCTCAACAGATGCGTGAACTCGATCAGATTACGATCAACGACTATGGTATCCCCGGCATTGTGTTGATGGAAAATGCCGGTCACGGTGCCGCACGTTTTATTGCTGATCGCTGCCATCGCCTTTTTCCCGGACCGGTGTTGGTGGTTGCCGGTAAAGGGAACAATGGTGGCGACGGGTATGTGATTGCCCGACATCTGGAAAACTGGGGCTGGACGGTGAAAACCGTTGTCCTTGCTGAGCACGATGCCGTTCAGGGCGATGCGGCTGTCAATCTCAATGTGTTACTTAACAGCCGGGCGGATGTGGTTTTCGCCGCCGATGGCGACAGTTTTACGGCACAGTGCGATGCTTGGTGTGGCATGGCCTTGCTGGTCGATGCGGTGTTCGGTAACGGTCTCAATAGCGCGGTGCGAGGGCATTACCGTCAGGCTATAGAATGGATGAATGCCTATTCGGCACCGGTGGCTGCCGTGGATATGCCGTCCGGTGTTGAAGCAACCAGCGGTCGGATTCTCGGCGTGGCGGTTGAGGCGGACTGTTCGGTGAGTTTTGCTTTTGCCAAACTGGGGCAAGTCAGTTATCCGGCCCAGCGTTGCAGTGGTGCATTGCATGTCGTTGACCTGGGGATGCCGTTGTGTGTGACCCGGTCTGTATCGTGCTGTTATTGCCTGGTCGATGCCGAACTGGCCGCGTCGCTGCTTCCTGTTCGGCGGGCAGATGACCATAAGGGGACTTTCGGCCATGTTTTGGTCGTGGCGGGGTCTGTTGGCAAGGTTGGTGCGGCACGCATGACAGCTCATGCCGCTCTGCGCAGTGGGGCCGGCCTGGTCAGTGTCGCCATTGAATATGATCTGGTCAGCCAACTGATGGCGGAAACCCCGGAAATCATGTCACGGCCAATGCGCGGCGAAAACGGTCAGCTGTCAATCGCCTGTTTTGATGCACTCAAAGAGGCGTGGGCGGATATGTCGGCTGTGGCTGTGGGCCCCGGTTTGGGAACCGATGAAGCCGTTGCGGCTTTAGTGGGGCGTCTGGTCGCGCAATGCCCGTTGCCAATGGTTCTTGATGCAGACGCGCTGACGGTGATGGTTGATCAGCTTTGCGGGCTGGCGCAACGCCGGAGTGCTACCATCATCACGCCCCATCCGGGTGAGATGGCGCGACTCACCGGGTTGAGTGTCGCCGAGATTCAGGAAAACCGGATTGACGTGGCACAGTCATTTGCCCGCGAGCATGGCGTTGTTGTCCTGCTCAAAGGGGCCCATACCGTGATTACGGATGGTGAACGGGTCTGGGTCAACAGCAGTGGCAACAGTGGTATGGCCAGCGCCGGTATGGGCGATGTTCTGACCGGGATGATTGTTTCTTATCTGGCTCAGGGGATGGAGCCGTTCTGTGCGGCAGCCCTTGGCGCGTATGTCCATGGAGCCGCAGCTGATCTCTGCCGACAACAGCTCGGCGGGGTCGGCTATCTAGCCGGTGATGTTATGGCAACCATTCCCATGGCACGCCGCTTACTTGAGGAGGAATGTGATGCTTAA
- a CDS encoding CBS domain-containing protein, with translation MLKAKDIMTVDVYSVQEDTELKTFAALLEKTGVSTMPVVDGDNVLIGVVSATDLIDRDKPLHIPTVVSLFDWVIYLESEKNFEEQVQRISAQTVGEICTKPAISCTPETPVSEIADMMVTKKIHLIPVVDEEHLVGVVARLDIVKSLGA, from the coding sequence ATGCTTAAAGCCAAAGATATTATGACGGTAGATGTGTACAGTGTGCAGGAAGATACCGAACTCAAGACTTTTGCCGCTCTTTTGGAAAAGACTGGTGTCAGTACCATGCCGGTTGTCGATGGGGACAATGTCCTGATCGGGGTGGTTAGTGCCACGGATCTGATCGATCGTGATAAACCGCTGCACATTCCCACGGTGGTTTCCCTGTTTGATTGGGTCATTTATCTGGAAAGCGAGAAAAACTTTGAAGAGCAGGTGCAACGGATTAGTGCTCAGACGGTGGGAGAAATCTGCACCAAACCGGCAATTTCTTGCACACCGGAAACGCCGGTAAGTGAAATTGCCGATATGATGGTGACTAAAAAAATCCATCTTATTCCGGTGGTGGATGAGGAGCATTTGGTCGGCGTTGTTGCTCGCCTCGACATTGTCAAATCTCTGGGAGCTTGA
- a CDS encoding CdaR family protein: MLQLITRNWHLKLLSLIFATLLWLFVTGEQRAEVGYSVPLELKNVPADLIVANEVPSLVNLRISGPRTLLSNLESSSLSLSVDLRGLEPGLTTFKRLDENLNIPSALKVVRLSPSYVEVKLERIREKSVPVTVVLTGEPMPGQKVLATVATPDRASIRGAESEVKRIDHVETEPLDIAGIREDFIMTVPVNFRGTYTELSDKKTVEVEVHFVYEPPIEMDQPDDSVESDAPSVAPSSVN, from the coding sequence ATGTTGCAACTGATTACCCGGAACTGGCACCTGAAACTGCTGTCGTTGATTTTTGCCACGCTGTTGTGGCTGTTCGTCACCGGCGAACAACGCGCTGAAGTGGGCTATTCTGTTCCCTTGGAGCTAAAGAATGTGCCGGCTGATCTGATCGTTGCCAACGAAGTGCCGAGTTTGGTGAATCTACGTATCAGTGGCCCGCGCACTCTGTTGTCCAATCTGGAATCGTCGTCACTAAGTCTTTCTGTTGATTTACGGGGGCTTGAGCCGGGATTAACCACCTTCAAGCGTCTCGATGAAAATCTCAATATTCCCAGTGCTCTTAAGGTGGTGCGTCTGTCGCCGTCCTATGTTGAAGTGAAACTTGAGCGCATTCGGGAAAAATCGGTGCCGGTGACCGTGGTCCTCACCGGTGAGCCGATGCCGGGCCAGAAGGTTCTGGCTACCGTAGCAACCCCGGATCGGGCGTCGATTCGGGGGGCTGAAAGTGAAGTGAAACGGATCGATCATGTCGAAACAGAGCCGTTGGATATTGCCGGGATTCGTGAGGATTTTATCATGACGGTGCCGGTGAATTTTCGCGGGACCTACACGGAGCTGTCTGATAAAAAAACTGTTGAGGTGGAAGTCCATTTTGTCTACGAGCCTCCCATTGAGATGGATCAACCGGATGACTCAGTTGAATCTGATGCGCCGAGCGTTGCGCCATCTTCTGTCAATTAA
- a CDS encoding holo-ACP synthase, with protein sequence MAIAGIGTDIVDVERFDRFIDEDNQTLLQRLFTPGELAYALPRKCAAQHLAARFACKEAFVKALGLGMRDGMTWHDIEVVRDALGCPSLAVRGRAAEILAQRQLHAHHVSYSHETRWAVATVIVEGS encoded by the coding sequence GTGGCCATCGCCGGAATCGGAACCGATATTGTCGATGTCGAACGTTTTGATCGCTTTATCGACGAAGATAACCAGACGTTGCTACAGCGGTTGTTCACTCCGGGCGAGCTGGCCTATGCCCTGCCGCGCAAATGTGCTGCGCAGCATCTTGCGGCCCGTTTTGCCTGCAAGGAGGCCTTTGTCAAAGCGTTAGGTTTGGGCATGCGTGACGGCATGACCTGGCATGATATCGAGGTGGTTCGTGATGCGTTGGGGTGTCCTTCATTAGCCGTGCGCGGGCGCGCCGCAGAGATTCTTGCGCAGCGGCAACTGCATGCTCACCATGTTTCCTACAGTCACGAAACGCGTTGGGCCGTTGCCACGGTCATTGTGGAGGGATCATGA